The Culex quinquefasciatus strain JHB chromosome 2, VPISU_Cqui_1.0_pri_paternal, whole genome shotgun sequence genome contains the following window.
GGAAGTCAAAAGTATCCGCACTCGATTCCGGGAGTGTTCAACTGTCGGTTTTCGAATCCGGTGAATGCCGCCacgaagaggaagaagaagaaaccaACCACGTTCGTGCCGCCACCGAATCTGGCCATGCAACCGAGTGGGGCGTCGGACCAGGGAACGCCGATTGGACCGATGGCGATCCCGTTCTGGAGGAGGCCATTGCCGCGATCGCATACGGGAGGATCAAGTGAGAACGAGGGTAGCAGTGTCGGCTCTAGGGTTAACATTCAACAGAAGCTGCAGGAGAAGAAGCAGAAACAGCTGGCCGAACTGAAGATCATCGAGGAGGAGATCAAGCAGGGAAAACTGGGTGGCCCGGGAACGGGAACGCTCAGTTCAGGAGATGACGGAAAGGCTACCCTGCCAAGACAACCAATCCCTCGCGTCAAGAAGCACATCGACATCGATCCCATGGAGTGGCGACCTTCATCCCCAGACATGGCGGAAATTGCCGTCGAAAAGTCCTTCAACGATCTCAACCTGCTACTAGCGGCCAACCTGGACGACGTCAACAACCTCAACAAGTTCAGCTCGAACTACGATCCGATCTACAACAGCTTCGGCCTCAACGGAATCAACATCTCCGCCCTGGTCAACATGAAGAACGCCGAAGCCCAGCAAGCCGCCGTCAACAACCGGAACATGTCCCCAATCTCATCCCAGATATCAGCAACCGAGAGCAATTCCCTCACCCGTCAGGTCCACCCCCGCACCAAAATGCTTCCAAACAACGTGCCACGAAACCCGTTCGCCGAAAACTACCGAGGAAACTTTGTCAACCTGTACGCGGACGCCGCAGCCAACAACAACCGGCCACCCTCAATCAGTCCGCGCACCACCGAAGTGGCCACCGCCAACCGAGCCGTCCTGTACGACAACCACAGCCGACTCTACATGGACGCGAACCACCCCCGGCAAATCTCCGGCACGTACAGCAGCATCGAAAACGGCGGCGCCGCCGACAACCTCCCCTTTCCGTACAACGTGGTCCCACCGCCTCGCAGCAAGCTGGACAGCCGGGCAACGCCGACAATGCCCAACAACAGCGCAACCAACACGGGCTCCAGCAGCGGCGGCAAGAACAACACCACCGGGAAGACCCACGTGGGCGGTGCGGTGTCCGTGCCGATCAACAACCTGAACAAGCAGCGGCAGATGCAGCGGGCCAAGACGCCGGAGATACTGCTGGCGCCGCACTATTTGGAGAATTCGCGCATTTACTACGACTGGGTGGCGCGGGAGGCGGCCAATTTTAGGTGAGTTTCCTTTCTTTGCGTGATCGTGTAGCTGTCACTTTTGACAGGTGGTGGCGTTAAACGGATTACACACTTTTCGTGGTTTGTGATAGCACGGCAGTTCTCATTATCTATCTTGTCCTACTTCTTTTatatcgggcatattactcctaGTCCTACTTTCCACTCCCAGATTCTGACTATCTGTCGGTGCAAACATGACGCCAGCCTTTCCGGGCCAATTTTGATTAGTTCCGCACCGGTACCATTCTTCCCAGTCGCCTTGTTGTTCTTCAGTTCTTGATGTTATTCTgaacttccctcatcgtgggaGCCCCTTCACCAGGTCACTTTCCGTCAAGATCACTCCACTTGTGGAGTCGCAAACGGGACTCCTTGAGACACGACATTCCGGACACAGCACCATTGCTGCCGATTATTAACCACCCAATCGCCCATTGACCTCGTGTCCGCTTCCGTCGTGTTTTGTTCCGGATTCCGCAAACCGGTTCCAGCACAACTCAAAATTACTCACACTTGCCGAACGTTCACTCTCAAGTCTCAACTGTCCACAGTGTAAACATAAACACGCGCCTATTTCCATTCGCTGTCAAAATCAAGTACACGCTGATTTAAGGACAAGTCTGTTTTGGGTTGTTATTACCcggtcaatatttttgtttacgttattttgaaaaactaagaCCCTACACCACTTTGCGAGTGTTGACTGAGTTTCTAAAGGAATTTAAATTAGTCTTTCCTTGTTAAAACATTCTTTGAAACTGATTTATTGTTTTATGTAAGTAGTAACAGAAACAAACAATACAAAATCTTTCCGGATCCAGGATCATTTCTGAAAGAGATTCGGCAGCAAGTTTAtactgatttgacgtttgctggatgtgtcaaacaaaaaaaagaaaacaataaacTCTTCCtctgtttgacattagtttcaTGTTATCTACCCGATGCAATAATCTGGCCTCTACTGTTCCCCACTTTTAGTGCACCGTTTAACGATTTTACACTCTTTGCACGAACCTAGTCAACTTTGGGTAAATAACAAATTGTTTGTTCTTTTCACAGGCTCCAAGAAGCCGATCGCAACCAATCGGTGGTCAGCAGCGGCGACGAGAACCTGGACGCCGTGGACGACGGTAGCAACCCTCACCGAATCCCGTCTGACATCGACAGTCAGGTAGGTTGAAGCGCGTTTTAACTTTCTAGCCTTGTTTTTTAATGTGCTTCCTCTATTCGCAGGTTTCCCTGCCCCGTTCGTACACGCTGCCACGTGAGTTCAAGTACTACCGGCGGAACAAGGCCGGCCGGAAGGTCATCAAGAACGAGCACTTTATCGCGAGCACCAACAGCAGCGACGGCGACGTGGACAGCGGCGACGACAACGAGTCCGAGCACCACTCGAACCACGAATCGCCGCACCAGCTGCCGATCCCACGCTCGAAGAACGCCACGCCCAGTTCGAACATTGGCCCGCCAACAACTTCGCAACGGCTCAACAACCTGAACAAGGTCTCGGCGGCGCCTCATCAGAACATTTCGCCAAGTGCGACGATGCACTCGCGGCAAACGTTGAACGCCACGCCGCAGAGCATGGTCAGCATGACGAGCAATTCCGGTGCGAGCTACGGCAACAGCAACCAACATCTGATGATGGCCAACGGCGGTGGTCCCAAGCAGGTTCACAGTCTggacctgatcaacggggtgaTGGAGAACGTCGCCGGAGGAGGACCGCCGCCGTACAACAACACCAGGCCGATGCGGTTGCGGATGTACGGCGCCAAGAACGGGATGGTCCGGCACGAGACGAAGCTGTGAGGCTTACGGGCTACGGGCTGGAGAGGTTATTTATGATGTAGCTGTACGTTAGGTTTAGGTAGtccatgtttttattttattttaaactgcAGGAactaattttttgaacaaattattctCTAACTTGTGATATAATTTTAACTCTTTTTTCATATTGAAGATTTGTTGCCTGAATTATTAGAAGAAAAGAGCGATACAAAATTAGAGACTGGCGCTTTAAAACAAATTCTCTTAGGATATATGTTAtttacttaaactcaatttttagATAGTTTATCCAATGAGGTTTTAATTATAAtcagaattattttaaataaatataaattttagtaaatttaaggATTGTGTTTTCATTTCTCATCAAACCATACATATCACAACTCTACCCAAATACGCCTCtcattttagtaaatttaaggATTGTGTTTTCATTTCTCATCAAACCATACATATCACAACTCTACCCAAATACGCCTCTCACGTCTGGAGGCCTGCGCTAGCGATCGAACCCAGCCCAGTTggactgggttcgatcccagacggttccggtggcatttttcgagacgagatttgtctgatcacgccttccgtcggacagggaagtaaatgttggccccagtctaacctagaggttaggtcgttagctcagcccaggtcgtctccctgggtcttgACTCGGTGGAGTCTGCTGGTCGGCGGTACGACTTACaacccaaaggtcgtcagttcgaatccagaGGTTGATGGATGCTTAGGCGTAAACAGAGGTTTGCGTTGTCTCACCGTTTCAAACCTTCGGATAGCTAGTATCGAGTAGGAATATCGCAAAAGAGAACGCTAAGGCAATGCTGTAAAgcgaatttgatttgatttttgggtaCAATCtggtaattttgtttattttgtcaggATTTGCGTAACACCCAGGGAATCTGGCGGAATTAATGAAAGCAGCcgggcaaaaaaatcaatcggtTTGTTGCTTTGTTGCTCTACCGGATTGTTGCATATTCGCCTAAATTAGGGCACAAATTTTGTGAAATCTGAGACAAATTGAGCATTtcaattcgagcagtttttgcttgtttctacaatgtattccttatggaagaactgtcatttctaacactcCATTCTGCCAAATGGCTAGCGCAGGCCTCCAGACTACAGATTGTCTAGGGAAACAGATTGACCAatgtgtcgtgatcggggactttcttttataataaaaacacagatattttgcaattaacaaacaacacgtcttattccacagaaattaaccacaaaactgatttgacaatcttcattctctctttcgccagccgcgcgcatctcgttgttttctcgcttgttgttctctctcgcagctcgctagcgcgctctcgcactccatccgcaatcagctaacaaggcaatattcatgaaggtgcgcactttttgttgcgctctaaactcttatttataaattatatcaatcttataataaataccatttcaataatttattacatattcaatcctgcaacccatattCCCTACACAATGTTTCTGGACACcaactggcagtgttgcaagcgcaaaacatacgttggCCAGTCTGTTAACCTAGAAAATCTGTAGTCTGGAGGCCTGCGCTAGCCATTTGGCAGAATGAAGTGgtggaaatgacagttctcccataacaCTGAGGAAAAAGAATGTAAGATTTTCATAAGTCTACATCTTATGTGCTGCCTGATTTGAGTATCCACTAGCCTCTCGCGATTTTCATAGACAATCTTTAGACCGTCACTATAAATTCATATGATTATAACTAAACTTTACTTATGTATTTGGTCCACTGTTGATAGACTATGAACTTCATAAGAAATTCTAATGGAATTCATCTGTAATTGTTCAGTGGTTTTCGCGTAAGATGCTAGTGtgaatttttttgacatttcaagaTGGCGAAAGGACGGATCGAGCAGACAATTTTGAACGCTCGCGACTCCAAATCGCCCCGTAATTCGTTCCGGTAACTACTTCACAAAGCTGCCGCCGTCGCTATGAGTTTCTGATCGGACgaataaattttcttaattacCGCGACCTCCAAGACTCAGGTAAGTTCTGTGGCGGGTGTTTCGTGGGTTTTGGATCGaagttcaatattttgttttggtattttagGTAACATCAACGGCTGTTGGTTCCGCCGGCGGCCGTCCTCAGCATCCTCCAGAATGATTCGGAGAATAGCATCGGTGAGGACAGTTCCGAGCAGCGGTGTTATGCCGAAGGTGTTGGCCATCCGACAGAACATGCCGAATCACCAGCAAAAGACGATTAAACCGGAGGCAGTAGAAACCAACGGGACGACGAGCACCGGAGGAACAGTGGGGCAGTGGGAAAAACATCTCCTCGAAGTAAAAATGAAATGAAGTTTTGGTTATATTacgataattcaaaaatatacacgtttaaaatttaaataaacttttgttttcattcaattaaaaataagaaaaaaatgggTATAAAAACAATGTATGTTAATATGATCTCCATGAGCATTGCCATATATTCTTTACACAATTCTATCTATGAATGTCATAAGATAACTCAATGGAAATCTTAATTGAcggcacggacgaacggacatgacaccagcATTTCGAAATTGAAGCAGGTCTTCTCTTTCTTCTTCATATTCTTTTTTATTCCGCTTGCCTTCAGAACGAGATCACAaaagtcaaaacaaaatttgatagtTTGCTtcatttgacagtttgcttgaATTTGGTTCGTCGGGTTCGTCGGTTGTTAAAACGTTTGCAACAGTTGATTTGCGAGTTAACTGGATTAAAGTGCAAAGTTACGACTTGTTTTAACAAATAAATGAAGTGAAGATGAGTTTCCTGCATCAGGTTTCCTCCAGATCTTGCAGTTTCTGAGCAGTGGGTTTAGTTTTCCTGCTCAGAAGAGATTCAGGGTCGACCAGACCGAGGGCTTCGTTTCGGGATCATTCCGCGAATCGTTGACTTTTCCTTCCTTCAAGCGGAAACAAGCCGTTTTATGGAAGAGGATATCGGAATCATAGAACGGACCAAGGGTACGATTGcattttttctttgaattttcagcAGGCTTCAGTTTGGAACCGATCCGCGGATATTGATGGACTTTCAACCAGAGGATCCGGATTCATGGACCGGACCATAAGGACTTGCCATATCTATGTGTGAGCTCTGTGTGTCTTGACAATCTATAGTAACTGTTGTTGAATGCTTGAAATTTGGACCGTGGAGGAATTGCATCAAAATGTTGGTTTACTCCCGACTACGactgtaggaaatttgatggtTTATCGCGAGCTCAAAATGATACAAAAAACTCTGATACTCATGAAATTGATCATTTATTTAATGGCTTAACTTATTTACTAAATTTGACACAAACTTCGCCCATCCTGTTTGCTCGGTTTATAGACAAAATTCATGATTCGCTCTAAATAGTATTGTTgacatcaataaaaaatatacaaCTACCGTTCACCGCAGAAGGAACAGCGCGCAATGTGAACCTATTGGCAGCGGATAAAATACAAACACCGCATTTTTACTGAATGtgcaataatttcaaaacaaatatagtTCGCCAACGTGAGCACAGGCGGCGCTAGTGTTTCATCGCGGTTGTAACGTATTTTTATTCggctgaaatttgaattttgcctcACGAaactaatggtacgttcgtttgagggctagttccgcactgagtgccgcactcagagctgtcaaagtgtttgtttgaagaaactagCGCTGGtgccgcacgagttttgcctccatcttggaactgaaagtgcgagtgccgcactcgatttttttctagtttCGTGCGAGTTTCTCGCACACCAACAAACGATGTTTGTAAACATCGAAATCAGCTGTTCGTTCAAAACATGATACGAGAAgctgattttgttgttgttttcgatTTGTTCGCGTGTGAATGGTGAAAAATTGGACAAATTGGATTGCGGTTATCAAAATTCCGGTaagtatcattttatttatcatGGTTCCGGTTTTATTGACCACGGAATCGGTTCCATAAGGCTTCCCGAGCAAGAAGGTATATGCTTCTTGGACTTCGGGATGGTTTTGCCGGTTCCGTGGCCATCCCGAATTCATCCCTCTGCGCAAGAGTGATGATGCCTCATGGCCTTCCGGAAGGGTTTTGCCGGTTCTGTGAGCATCCGGAAAGGATTCCCGGCGCAAGAGGGGGGATGATTTTTGGCCATCCGGATGGGGTTTGTCGATTCCGTGGCCATTCTGAAGGTTTCCTGCGTAAGAGTGACGATGCTTGATGACCTTCCGGAATGGTTTTCCCGGTTCTGTGACCATCCGGAatgtaaaatataataaatcattaaaatattttcctgtAATTTCTTCCGCTCAGCTATCACGACGACTGGACTTTTCGCTGGGGCActtttcgaccaattctcatccaAGGACCCGAAGAAGCCCAAGGCGGAGGAGGGCGAGGGTATCGGGCAGGTGCCGATGCGGAAGATTATCGTGGTGGTGCAGCGGATGGGCGAGTACGTACCAAGCGTACCAAGCGGATCGCACGGGCTGTTGGAGCACACTCTCACCATAGATCACTGCACCGGAGACAAGTGGTACATGTTTAGGCGAGTCCCATTTTTTTACTTCGCTAGTAGGATGTTTGAAGTTTCTTTCGACATTccagattcttcgaaaaaaaaaacgccgagGCCAAGAACCAGGTGGCCGAAAAGAAGGCTGCCGCCCGTGGTCAGGATGACGTTTACGACGAAGTCCCTGGACGATGACGAGTTTGATTTGTACCTGGATCGGATGTATGAATGATCGACACCTGACACCGATTCGTGAGTTGGACAAGCAAATCTTCAAATAGTCAAAGAAACGTCTTGTATTCCCTTTCCCGTGCTGGACGAGGCAGACCGTAGCTGGACTTGGGATTCAAGGGCCACCAGAAGAGTTGAATCGAGTGCTAAtaataaaattgtgaaataatttgctttaaaatatatACTTCAGCGtaaaatgacttgtttttatttattcttaactGAAATTAAATTTCACTATTTAACCCTTTAAGTACCACGTGgaaatttaatattcaaaaaatcatatcttggctCAAACACAaccaattttcgatgttttggacttgttcgCTCAGGATTTTAATACGGAACACGATGCAATCGGAAAAAATCCGGATTCCGGTTCcttggccggagatattccggatttcccAGGGCCAGATTGGGGCTACGCTAGCCGAGTCATTTTTCTGATTACAAAAACCATCCAAAAAAGATGAATACGAGTGAAATACTATGGAATTTTATCATCTGCAATCAAACGAAGGCCATTTTATTGAACTAGAACCATTTTGGACACGGGAAACCCGGTCAGTAacctgggaccggttccagggtcccgcTCATAATCCGAAGATATGACCAgtacacttttcttgtccaaagtgggcatgcgacatgtctatgttcatgaaattgtgtaaCAAGTTCGGAAAAACTAATGCAATACCAATcggaccgactgtggccacccggaaccggttccaggttcccggccataatccgaatatatggccaatacacttttcttgtcaaaagTGGGCATGCGTCATGGCtacgttcatgaaattgtatcacaagttcaaaaagactaacccattgccaatcagaccgactgtggccacccgtaaccggttccagggtcccggccataatccgaatatatggccaatacacttttcttgtccaaagtgggcatgtgacatgtctatgttcatgaaattgtgtaacaagttcaaaaagactaacccattgccaatcggaccgactgtggccacccgaaaccggttccagggtttcGGCCAAaatccgaatatatggccaatacacttttcttatccaaagtgggcatgcgacatgtctatgttcatgaaattgtgtaacaagttcaaaaagactaaACCATTGCCAATCGGACCGACAGTGGCCACCCGGAAtcgttttttctgaaaatgttcatGACATTGCATCACAAGATAAAATATGCGATTGAAACAAGTTCAAATTAGCTATAACTTTcaggaataaataaaattataaaat
Protein-coding sequences here:
- the LOC6034256 gene encoding uncharacterized protein LOC6034256; translation: MAEFLPLCDVLFNVISLAGYFCNVVFDVVLGYALYERQKFAYFATVIVIVSFSLVISQIVSVRWYLNKRKLRNSTAAATGPPGEDSPENSLEKKKKKPPVEEPSDSARYSRWVVLALHATQLGVLWRYAKLFVPVDLRHVKHEVRDLCMLRLVHAFCEAAPMLLLQLYVLVNLQNETHMNAVKLKALASGHHLSSTALVQQTSLAEQQQKTFRDLNMVSATLSLFSVCWALASFSKNVRLQNVHRLVLTWLGVIFQFLWRLGTVISRVISLTVYASVYSHWVFLVIILHWFSMFLWLISPKNVFHGERISRLKKATLGGLIAFVYIFAYINLQEVRHRQKMLTFYIVMFMENCLLVGLWMVGIWPNRPEGWYTIPISVLCSFAIGLFFMVVYYRYFHVRRLGYEAGGRAPCENGTAKCTRCAEVCRCRDTSERGAEAGKVFGGCGSQKYPHSIPGVFNCRFSNPVNAATKRKKKKPTTFVPPPNLAMQPSGASDQGTPIGPMAIPFWRRPLPRSHTGGSSENEGSSVGSRVNIQQKLQEKKQKQLAELKIIEEEIKQGKLGGPGTGTLSSGDDGKATLPRQPIPRVKKHIDIDPMEWRPSSPDMAEIAVEKSFNDLNLLLAANLDDVNNLNKFSSNYDPIYNSFGLNGINISALVNMKNAEAQQAAVNNRNMSPISSQISATESNSLTRQVHPRTKMLPNNVPRNPFAENYRGNFVNLYADAAANNNRPPSISPRTTEVATANRAVLYDNHSRLYMDANHPRQISGTYSSIENGGAADNLPFPYNVVPPPRSKLDSRATPTMPNNSATNTGSSSGGKNNTTGKTHVGGAVSVPINNLNKQRQMQRAKTPEILLAPHYLENSRIYYDWVAREAANFRLQEADRNQSVVSSGDENLDAVDDGSNPHRIPSDIDSQVSLPRSYTLPREFKYYRRNKAGRKVIKNEHFIASTNSSDGDVDSGDDNESEHHSNHESPHQLPIPRSKNATPSSNIGPPTTSQRLNNLNKVSAAPHQNISPSATMHSRQTLNATPQSMVSMTSNSGASYGNSNQHLMMANGGGPKQVHSLDLINGVMENVAGGGPPPYNNTRPMRLRMYGAKNGMVRHETKL